In Brevibacillus brevis, a genomic segment contains:
- a CDS encoding FAD-dependent oxidoreductase produces MIDVLVIGAGPAGLAAAIACAKQGLHVHVLDEFYRPGGRLLGQLHQEPDGTWWNGIEEAARLESEAKSSGVELRCGLSVYDVTRSSDGWIVSTTAGELHAPMLLLATGASETAVPVPGWTLPGVMSIGAAQVMTNVQRVRVGERGVVIGVNILSVAIARELQLAGIQVDRMVLPPVSPVSGNAGVPADVMRSILRVAHLAPSPVIRFGSSLMKSGWMQRLGVSLYPSQGVSMWGIPVQLRMAALEIVGTSEVEGVRIARITPDGQPIAGSERVIPADFVCIAGGLSPLAELATVAGCPFAYIPSLGGHVPLHNERMETPLPGLYVAGNITGIESAKVAMAQGTVAGLSMACAKGVLAEKEQLDEAIRQVDSVRRRATIQFHPDIAEGRAAIGKLVSAYPGS; encoded by the coding sequence ATGATCGATGTCCTGGTCATCGGCGCCGGGCCAGCAGGGTTGGCAGCTGCTATCGCTTGCGCCAAGCAAGGCTTGCACGTGCATGTCCTCGATGAGTTTTACCGCCCGGGGGGACGGCTGCTTGGACAGCTGCACCAGGAGCCGGACGGCACATGGTGGAACGGGATCGAAGAAGCGGCCAGGCTGGAGAGCGAGGCAAAATCGTCCGGCGTGGAGCTGCGCTGCGGACTTTCCGTCTACGATGTGACTCGCTCGTCGGATGGCTGGATCGTCTCGACAACCGCCGGTGAGCTGCATGCGCCCATGCTCCTGCTCGCCACCGGCGCTTCGGAGACCGCCGTCCCTGTGCCGGGCTGGACCTTGCCCGGTGTCATGTCCATCGGAGCCGCCCAGGTCATGACCAATGTGCAGCGAGTGCGGGTGGGCGAGCGCGGGGTGGTGATCGGGGTGAACATTCTCTCCGTCGCCATCGCACGAGAGCTTCAGCTTGCCGGCATCCAGGTCGACCGGATGGTTCTGCCGCCCGTCTCCCCCGTCTCGGGGAATGCCGGTGTACCCGCAGATGTCATGCGCTCGATTCTGAGAGTGGCTCACCTGGCTCCTTCTCCTGTCATCCGCTTCGGCAGCTCCTTGATGAAAAGCGGCTGGATGCAGCGCCTGGGAGTGAGCCTTTACCCGTCACAGGGCGTGTCCATGTGGGGGATTCCTGTCCAGCTCCGCATGGCCGCGCTCGAAATCGTCGGGACGAGCGAAGTGGAAGGGGTAAGAATCGCCCGGATCACACCGGACGGCCAGCCCATCGCCGGGTCGGAACGAGTCATCCCTGCCGATTTCGTCTGCATCGCGGGTGGTTTGAGTCCGCTCGCCGAACTGGCTACCGTCGCGGGCTGCCCATTCGCCTACATCCCTTCCCTGGGCGGGCATGTTCCGCTTCACAACGAACGCATGGAGACCCCGCTCCCCGGCCTTTACGTAGCCGGCAATATCACCGGCATCGAGAGCGCAAAGGTAGCGATGGCCCAGGGCACGGTAGCCGGACTGTCGATGGCGTGTGCAAAGGGCGTGCTGGCAGAGAAGGAACAACTGGACGAAGCGATTCGGCAGGTCGACAGCGTGCGAAGACGGGCAACCATTCAGTTCCACCCGGACATCGCCGAGGGGCGGGCCGCCATCGGCAAACTGGTGTCCGCTTATCCGGGAAGCTGA
- a CDS encoding YitT family protein, whose amino-acid sequence MARKRRAAIQLNSPQRKALEYAMLLIGSLVLATSFNLFLNPNQIASGGVSGLSTILHNLFGVSPAIVQWACNIPLFLLGFKIMERHYSVKAALGSIVLPLCVMLTSHLQPLTTNPLLASIYGGIGVGLGIGIVFRGRGSTGGFSIASQILHKYTGLSLGLCVAVFDGLVILLAGIVFDPEKALYALIALFVTSKTIDIVQMGVNTSKVAYIISNEIETLREAILYDLDRGLTLLDAAGGYTGDERKVLMAVVSQSEVSKLKILVRSIDPDAFIILCPAQEVLGEGFRAG is encoded by the coding sequence GTGGCGCGAAAAAGACGTGCAGCCATCCAGTTGAACAGCCCGCAGCGCAAGGCGCTGGAGTACGCCATGCTTTTGATCGGATCGCTCGTGCTGGCTACCAGCTTCAATCTCTTTCTCAACCCGAACCAGATCGCCTCCGGAGGGGTCTCCGGCCTGTCGACCATCTTGCACAATCTGTTCGGGGTTTCGCCTGCCATAGTCCAATGGGCGTGCAACATTCCCCTGTTTTTGCTCGGGTTTAAAATAATGGAGCGGCATTACAGCGTGAAAGCGGCGTTGGGCTCCATCGTCCTTCCTCTTTGCGTCATGCTGACGAGTCACTTGCAGCCGCTTACGACCAACCCGCTTTTGGCCAGTATCTACGGAGGCATCGGGGTTGGGCTTGGGATCGGCATCGTGTTTCGCGGGAGAGGCTCTACCGGCGGGTTTTCGATCGCCTCGCAAATTTTGCACAAGTACACGGGGCTCAGCCTGGGACTGTGCGTAGCGGTCTTCGACGGACTGGTGATCCTGCTGGCGGGGATCGTCTTCGACCCGGAAAAGGCGCTCTACGCTCTGATCGCCCTGTTCGTCACCAGCAAGACCATCGACATCGTCCAGATGGGGGTCAATACGTCCAAGGTGGCGTATATCATCTCCAATGAAATCGAGACGCTGCGGGAAGCGATCCTGTACGATTTGGACCGGGGGCTAACGCTGCTCGACGCCGCAGGAGGATACACGGGTGACGAGCGCAAGGTGCTGATGGCGGTCGTCAGCCAGAGCGAAGTGAGCAAACTGAAAATCCTGGTACGCTCGATCGACCCGGACGCGTTCATTATTCTTTGTCCGGCGCAGGAAGTACTGGGAGAAGGCTTCCGAGCTGGATAA
- a CDS encoding Gfo/Idh/MocA family oxidoreductase — MAAKHTWNIGIIGAGGISEAHLEAIREEPRAEVVAIADISAEVASKRAARHTIPQVYGDFRELLGQPDIDAVIVCVPNYLHAEAAKLALASGKHVLCEKPMAMNVRQAEGMIEAADRSGKVLMVAQNNRFRSDAMYVKGLVDEGRLGQIYHAKTGWVRRNGIPGWGSWFTQKELAGGGPLIDIGVHMLDLTLWLLGHPRPTSVLGQTYAQFGPRKKGLSEWGRRDENGRFDVEDMAVAMIAFENGMTLTLDASWASHIEEENVFLHLYGQEGGASLDLQQERFTLYQDWNGTPATTNIQPVRTKERVRLFHNFIDSLEGKAAPLCTPDQALYINRLIEAIYASARAGEAIKL, encoded by the coding sequence ATGGCTGCCAAGCATACGTGGAACATCGGAATCATCGGGGCCGGGGGCATTTCCGAAGCGCATCTGGAGGCCATCCGGGAAGAGCCGCGGGCAGAAGTCGTCGCCATCGCCGACATCTCGGCGGAAGTGGCATCAAAACGCGCGGCCAGGCATACGATTCCACAAGTCTATGGGGATTTCCGGGAGCTGCTCGGGCAGCCGGATATCGATGCCGTCATCGTCTGCGTGCCCAACTACCTGCACGCCGAGGCGGCCAAGCTGGCGCTGGCCAGCGGCAAACACGTCCTGTGCGAAAAGCCGATGGCGATGAACGTCCGGCAGGCGGAGGGAATGATCGAAGCCGCGGACCGATCGGGCAAGGTTCTCATGGTGGCCCAAAACAACCGGTTTCGCAGCGATGCCATGTACGTCAAAGGACTTGTCGACGAGGGCAGGCTCGGACAAATCTACCACGCCAAAACAGGCTGGGTCAGACGAAACGGCATACCCGGTTGGGGGAGCTGGTTTACACAAAAAGAGCTGGCAGGCGGGGGACCGCTGATCGACATCGGCGTACACATGCTCGATCTGACCCTCTGGCTGCTCGGACATCCCAGGCCCACTTCGGTTCTCGGACAGACGTATGCCCAGTTCGGTCCTCGCAAAAAAGGGCTGTCCGAATGGGGCAGACGGGATGAAAACGGCCGCTTCGACGTGGAAGACATGGCGGTCGCGATGATTGCCTTTGAAAACGGCATGACGCTCACCCTGGATGCAAGCTGGGCATCCCATATCGAAGAGGAAAACGTTTTCCTCCATTTGTACGGGCAAGAAGGGGGAGCATCGCTCGACTTGCAGCAAGAGCGCTTCACGCTTTACCAGGATTGGAACGGGACACCCGCCACCACGAACATCCAGCCGGTTCGAACCAAAGAAAGGGTACGGCTGTTCCACAACTTCATCGATTCTCTGGAAGGCAAGGCCGCTCCGCTGTGCACGCCGGATCAGGCTCTGTACATCAACCGCCTGATTGAAGCGATCTACGCCTCGGCAAGGGCAGGGGAAGCGATCAAATTGTGA
- a CDS encoding sugar ABC transporter permease produces MKRTSLSEKQMGYLLILPAIVVILVIAIWPVVRSFWISLHDIRLNDPTKTEVHNTYGLDMERYVSTLPNLLRYLKKEADAANGPGKDQLLALRQQAEQMNAMLMQSGEIAARYQAIDQLLLEFKPVPNEMKYVELSDGQIDSVRTTLDRIGKELGELGRQKQLSKPEGATGVIQGISASVIEPNYVGFAFYKQFLTDARMWQALYNTLFFTVVSVAVELVLGLWIALLINKQFFGRGLVRATVLIPWAIPTVISAMMWKFLYDGQNGIVAHLFEVMGLVSDMGVLLTTKAGAMFSVILADVWKTTPFMALLLFAGLQTIPTSLYEAAQVDGASRMQQFFRITLPMLRSTLLVALLFRTLDAFRVFDLIYALTGGANSTETITILAYKTMFAQMSFGEGSALAVIVFLCVALISIGYIKILGADLLGEGGGR; encoded by the coding sequence ATGAAGCGAACCTCGCTGTCGGAAAAGCAGATGGGCTACTTGTTGATTTTGCCTGCCATCGTCGTCATTCTCGTCATCGCCATCTGGCCCGTCGTGCGTTCCTTCTGGATCAGCCTGCACGACATCAGGCTCAATGACCCGACCAAGACCGAAGTCCACAATACGTACGGACTGGATATGGAGCGGTATGTAAGCACCCTCCCCAACCTGCTCCGTTACTTGAAAAAAGAGGCCGACGCGGCAAACGGACCAGGCAAGGATCAACTGCTCGCGCTGCGGCAGCAGGCGGAGCAGATGAACGCGATGCTGATGCAGTCCGGTGAAATCGCGGCGCGCTATCAGGCGATCGACCAGCTGCTGCTTGAGTTCAAGCCTGTCCCGAACGAAATGAAATACGTAGAGCTGTCCGACGGGCAAATCGATTCGGTGCGGACAACCCTGGACCGGATCGGGAAGGAGCTCGGCGAACTGGGCAGGCAAAAGCAACTGAGCAAGCCTGAAGGCGCTACGGGCGTGATCCAGGGGATCTCGGCGTCCGTCATCGAGCCGAACTACGTCGGCTTTGCCTTCTACAAGCAGTTTCTCACCGACGCCAGAATGTGGCAGGCGCTGTACAACACGCTGTTTTTTACGGTCGTTTCGGTCGCCGTGGAGCTGGTGCTCGGCCTTTGGATTGCGCTGCTGATCAACAAGCAGTTTTTCGGACGCGGGCTCGTGCGTGCGACCGTGCTGATTCCGTGGGCGATTCCGACGGTCATCTCCGCCATGATGTGGAAGTTTTTGTACGACGGGCAAAACGGCATTGTCGCCCACCTGTTTGAAGTGATGGGGCTGGTCTCGGACATGGGAGTTCTTTTGACGACCAAAGCGGGGGCGATGTTTTCGGTCATATTGGCGGACGTGTGGAAGACGACGCCGTTCATGGCATTGCTCTTGTTCGCAGGCCTGCAGACAATTCCGACCAGCCTGTACGAGGCGGCGCAGGTAGACGGGGCGAGCCGGATGCAGCAGTTTTTCCGCATCACGCTGCCGATGCTGCGGTCGACCTTGCTGGTAGCCTTGCTGTTTCGGACGCTCGATGCGTTTCGGGTATTTGATCTGATTTACGCGCTGACGGGAGGCGCCAATTCCACCGAGACGATTACCATTTTGGCCTACAAGACGATGTTTGCGCAGATGAGCTTTGGAGAAGGCTCGGCCCTCGCCGTGATCGTGTTTCTGTGCGTGGCGCTGATTTCCATCGGCTATATCAAAATATTGGGGGCCGACCTGCTGGGCGAAGGCGGCGGTAGGTAA
- a CDS encoding ABC transporter substrate-binding protein, with protein sequence MKVLKGLTSIGLTLSMALSLAACSSAPQQSSPAPAQPAAPANAPAPQPQTSPPAAEKVKLVYARGKDSTDSTKKLVEAFKAAHPDIDVEIREMPSDTGQSHDQYVTMFSAQSSEIDVFDLDVIWPAEFAQAGYLLPLDRLIEQDGIDTSKYIKGALDAGNFGGQQWTMPKFIDAGLLFYRTDLVKEAPKTWDDLIKQAKELGGKGGAKFGYLMQAKQYEGLVCNFVEFSAAYGGKILDEQGNVAVNNPGTIKGLKKMMEIVQSDFVPKNITTFTETESHTAFLEGQSPFVRNWPYQYAMAQDKAQSKIVDKVAIAPLPAGDAGSAAALGGWMGGINKFTKHPKEAWEFLKFMTGPEGQKLSAIHGGLAPTYLPSYDDADVQKASPLFANKQFVEGVSAAVSRPTTPIYPKISEVIQIEVSKALAGQQTAEQAVKNMETQMNGLMKK encoded by the coding sequence ATGAAAGTGTTGAAAGGGCTTACATCGATTGGCCTGACCTTGTCCATGGCACTCTCTCTGGCGGCGTGTTCCAGCGCCCCGCAGCAGTCCTCGCCCGCTCCCGCACAACCGGCGGCTCCAGCCAATGCACCCGCTCCCCAACCACAGACGTCCCCGCCCGCAGCCGAAAAAGTCAAACTGGTGTACGCCCGCGGAAAAGACTCGACCGATTCCACGAAAAAGCTGGTCGAAGCGTTCAAAGCCGCCCATCCGGACATTGACGTGGAAATCCGCGAGATGCCTTCGGACACCGGCCAGAGCCACGATCAATACGTCACCATGTTCAGCGCCCAGTCGTCCGAGATCGACGTGTTCGATCTGGATGTCATCTGGCCGGCCGAATTCGCCCAGGCCGGCTACCTCCTCCCTCTCGACCGCCTGATTGAACAGGATGGCATCGATACGAGCAAGTACATCAAAGGGGCGCTCGACGCAGGCAACTTCGGCGGACAGCAGTGGACCATGCCGAAATTCATCGATGCCGGCTTGCTGTTCTACCGCACAGACCTGGTGAAGGAAGCGCCGAAGACGTGGGACGACTTGATCAAGCAGGCAAAAGAGCTCGGAGGAAAAGGCGGCGCGAAGTTCGGCTACCTGATGCAGGCCAAGCAATACGAAGGACTGGTCTGCAATTTCGTGGAGTTCAGCGCGGCGTACGGCGGCAAGATCCTCGACGAGCAGGGCAACGTCGCCGTCAACAACCCGGGCACGATCAAAGGGCTGAAAAAAATGATGGAGATCGTCCAGTCCGATTTCGTCCCCAAAAACATCACGACCTTCACGGAAACCGAGTCGCACACGGCGTTCCTGGAGGGCCAGTCCCCCTTCGTCCGCAACTGGCCGTACCAGTACGCCATGGCCCAAGACAAGGCGCAGTCCAAGATTGTAGACAAAGTCGCGATCGCTCCGCTGCCTGCCGGAGACGCCGGTTCCGCTGCCGCGCTGGGCGGATGGATGGGCGGGATCAACAAGTTCACCAAGCATCCGAAAGAAGCCTGGGAATTCCTCAAGTTCATGACCGGACCCGAAGGACAAAAGCTGTCCGCGATACATGGCGGACTCGCTCCGACCTACCTGCCTTCCTACGATGACGCCGACGTGCAAAAAGCGAGCCCGCTGTTTGCCAACAAACAGTTCGTCGAAGGCGTGAGCGCAGCCGTATCCCGCCCGACCACGCCGATCTATCCGAAAATCTCCGAAGTCATCCAGATCGAAGTGTCCAAAGCGCTTGCGGGCCAGCAAACGGCGGAGCAAGCCGTGAAAAACATGGAGACCCAAATGAACGGGCTGATGAAAAAGTAG
- a CDS encoding sugar phosphate isomerase/epimerase: protein MKLGVFTVLFGEKTFEEMLDHVQAAGLDAVEIGTGGYPGNAHCNPDELLENPEKLRAYKKAVEDRGLIISALSCHGNPLTPDKDFARRSHETFVKTVQLAERLEVPVVNCFSGTAGDHEGAQYPNWPVAPWPNEYRDVLKWQWENKLVPYWKEWAAYAVSHRVKVALELHGGFLVHTPGTLLKLREEVGEGIGANFDPSHMWWQGIDPVAAIKILGKEKAIYHFHAKDTYIDPDKVNLYGLTDMNSYADLNERAWYFRTVGYGHDQQTWANMMSALRMNGYDYVVSIEHEDAIMSIEEGFQRAVHNLRQVLIKDPVNNLWWV from the coding sequence GTGAAGCTTGGCGTATTTACCGTGTTGTTCGGAGAAAAGACGTTCGAAGAAATGCTGGACCATGTGCAGGCGGCAGGACTTGACGCAGTGGAAATCGGAACAGGCGGCTATCCCGGCAATGCCCACTGCAATCCGGATGAACTGCTGGAAAATCCGGAAAAGCTGCGCGCCTACAAAAAGGCGGTGGAGGATCGCGGCCTGATTATCAGCGCGCTCAGCTGCCACGGAAATCCGCTGACTCCGGACAAGGACTTTGCCCGAAGGTCCCACGAGACCTTCGTCAAGACGGTGCAATTGGCGGAGAGGCTGGAGGTCCCGGTCGTCAACTGCTTTTCCGGCACGGCAGGCGACCATGAAGGCGCCCAGTACCCGAACTGGCCGGTGGCTCCCTGGCCAAACGAATACCGGGACGTCCTCAAGTGGCAGTGGGAAAACAAGCTGGTGCCGTACTGGAAGGAGTGGGCAGCCTACGCCGTTTCCCATCGGGTAAAAGTCGCCCTGGAGCTGCACGGCGGCTTCCTCGTCCATACGCCGGGGACGCTGCTCAAGCTGCGTGAAGAGGTGGGAGAAGGTATCGGCGCCAACTTCGACCCGAGCCACATGTGGTGGCAAGGCATCGATCCGGTAGCCGCCATCAAAATCCTGGGAAAAGAAAAGGCCATTTACCACTTCCATGCAAAGGACACGTACATCGATCCGGACAAGGTCAATCTGTACGGACTGACCGACATGAATTCGTACGCGGATTTAAACGAGAGGGCATGGTACTTCCGGACGGTCGGCTACGGCCATGATCAGCAGACGTGGGCGAACATGATGAGCGCTCTGCGCATGAACGGCTACGATTACGTCGTCAGCATTGAGCACGAGGATGCCATCATGTCGATCGAGGAAGGCTTCCAGCGGGCCGTCCACAATTTGAGACAAGTCCTGATCAAAGACCCTGTGAACAATCTCTGGTGGGTATAG
- a CDS encoding MFS transporter, with amino-acid sequence MKNVHPLLIFVLALGVFGIITTEMGIIGVLPEVTQQFRITAAQAGWLVSIFALVVAVSGPFLTLLASGINRKTILLSAVLLFALSNTVYAFAESFETMLIFRILPALAHPVFFSVALVAAAELVPREQSGKAVTKVFAGITVGFAFGVPLTSYLAKSVSLEAAFLFAAAVSLIAFAGILFGLPSMPAREKRTYGQQLGILRKPQLWLHIAAVTLIFAAMFSVYSYFAEYLGQVAHMSGAWISAMLMVFGIVMIFGNFLFGGLLQKSATRTIAAFPLLYAVMYVLVYCLGTSPLSMAVLAAVWGAVHSGGLIVSQTWLMEEAKEAPEFGNSLFVSFSNLGITVGAAVGGWFLTLWGVHQLVWSGVLFALLAFVSILAKLVRGKSQQSILRGGTITEKH; translated from the coding sequence ATGAAAAACGTTCATCCTCTGCTGATTTTCGTCCTGGCACTAGGCGTATTCGGCATCATCACGACGGAAATGGGAATCATCGGGGTTCTCCCGGAGGTCACGCAGCAGTTTCGCATTACGGCGGCGCAGGCCGGGTGGCTCGTCAGCATCTTTGCCCTTGTCGTTGCCGTTTCGGGTCCGTTCCTGACGTTGCTTGCATCCGGCATCAATCGCAAGACCATCCTGCTTTCCGCTGTTCTGCTTTTTGCGCTCTCCAACACAGTGTACGCCTTTGCCGAGAGTTTTGAGACCATGCTGATTTTCCGTATATTGCCCGCGCTTGCCCATCCGGTCTTTTTTTCGGTGGCACTCGTGGCCGCAGCCGAGCTCGTCCCGAGAGAACAAAGCGGCAAGGCGGTGACGAAGGTATTCGCCGGAATTACGGTCGGGTTTGCCTTTGGCGTTCCGCTGACCTCGTATCTCGCGAAGAGCGTTTCGCTTGAGGCCGCATTCCTTTTCGCCGCAGCGGTCAGCCTGATCGCATTCGCAGGGATCCTGTTCGGGCTGCCTTCCATGCCTGCCCGGGAAAAAAGAACGTACGGCCAGCAGCTCGGCATTCTGCGCAAGCCCCAGCTTTGGCTGCACATCGCGGCCGTCACGTTGATCTTTGCGGCGATGTTTTCGGTGTACAGCTACTTTGCCGAGTACCTGGGGCAGGTCGCACACATGAGCGGGGCATGGATCAGCGCCATGCTGATGGTCTTTGGCATCGTCATGATTTTCGGGAATTTCCTGTTCGGAGGGCTGCTGCAAAAAAGCGCCACCAGGACGATCGCCGCTTTCCCCTTGCTGTATGCGGTCATGTACGTGCTCGTCTACTGCCTGGGGACATCCCCCCTATCGATGGCCGTGCTGGCAGCAGTGTGGGGTGCGGTGCATTCCGGCGGACTGATTGTCAGCCAGACGTGGCTGATGGAGGAGGCGAAGGAAGCGCCGGAATTCGGCAACAGCCTGTTTGTCTCCTTTTCCAATCTGGGGATTACGGTCGGGGCGGCTGTCGGCGGCTGGTTTCTGACGCTGTGGGGCGTGCATCAGCTCGTTTGGAGCGGGGTGCTGTTCGCGCTGCTAGCATTCGTTTCGATTCTGGCCAAGCTTGTGAGAGGCAAGTCGCAGCAGAGCATCCTTCGAGGTGGGACGATAACCGAAAAGCATTGA
- a CDS encoding carbohydrate ABC transporter permease, whose translation MQKKAGPLFYLFLVLFVLVVMFPFIWILIAALKPPSELFGERAFHFLIQSPSFDNFVRVFTERPFARYLWNSTVVASLTTLYSIAIASFAAYAIAWLSFRGKAVILGVVLAVSMFPQIATISPIFMFMQSMGLTNSYLGLIIPYTTFALPLAIWNLTIFFRKIPIDLGEAAKVDGATVWQTMTRVFFPLAMPGVFTTAILVFIAAWNEFLFALTLNTQEAMKTVPVGIVMFQGMFTVPWGEISAASIIVTVPLVVMVLIFQRRIISGLTSGAVKE comes from the coding sequence ATGCAGAAGAAGGCGGGGCCTTTGTTTTACCTCTTTTTAGTCCTGTTTGTGCTGGTTGTGATGTTTCCGTTCATCTGGATCCTCATTGCGGCGCTGAAGCCGCCCAGCGAGCTGTTCGGCGAGCGTGCTTTCCATTTCCTCATCCAAAGCCCCAGCTTTGACAATTTTGTCAGGGTGTTCACGGAAAGGCCGTTCGCCCGCTATCTGTGGAATTCTACGGTTGTCGCTTCACTGACCACCTTGTATTCGATTGCGATCGCTTCGTTTGCGGCGTACGCGATCGCATGGCTGTCGTTTCGGGGGAAGGCGGTCATTTTGGGCGTGGTGCTCGCCGTTTCGATGTTCCCGCAGATCGCCACTATCTCGCCGATCTTCATGTTCATGCAGTCGATGGGTCTGACGAACAGCTACCTGGGCCTGATCATCCCGTATACGACCTTTGCGCTTCCGCTTGCGATCTGGAATTTGACCATCTTCTTCCGCAAGATTCCCATCGACCTGGGAGAGGCGGCCAAGGTGGACGGGGCTACGGTCTGGCAGACGATGACACGCGTGTTTTTTCCGCTGGCGATGCCGGGCGTGTTCACGACCGCGATCCTTGTCTTTATCGCTGCGTGGAACGAATTTTTGTTTGCCCTGACGCTGAACACGCAGGAGGCGATGAAGACCGTTCCGGTCGGGATCGTCATGTTTCAGGGGATGTTCACCGTCCCGTGGGGGGAAATTTCTGCGGCGTCCATCATTGTGACGGTTCCGTTGGTCGTCATGGTGCTCATTTTTCAGCGGCGCATCATTTCCGGCCTGACTTCCGGTGCGGTCAAAGAGTGA
- a CDS encoding (2Fe-2S)-binding protein: MNQRIVHHPVLGSWTAGKPVSFRFNGTAYTAYEGETIAAALLANGVRTLRVHEEKGTPRGIYCNIGHCYECRVHVNGVPTVRACMTLVQEGMDVSAGTVLPTPLKKGGHVG, encoded by the coding sequence ATGAATCAGCGAATTGTACATCACCCGGTCCTGGGCTCCTGGACCGCAGGCAAGCCCGTGAGCTTCCGATTCAACGGGACAGCATACACCGCATACGAGGGAGAGACGATCGCGGCAGCGCTGCTCGCGAACGGTGTCCGGACGCTTCGAGTACATGAAGAAAAAGGAACGCCACGCGGCATTTACTGCAATATCGGCCATTGCTACGAATGCCGTGTGCATGTCAACGGCGTCCCCACCGTTCGGGCCTGCATGACGCTGGTACAGGAAGGGATGGACGTCTCAGCTGGTACGGTCCTCCCCACTCCCCTGAAGAAAGGAGGGCACGTAGGATGA
- a CDS encoding helix-turn-helix transcriptional regulator, translating to MDPMLIYKALSNETRSQILQWLKHPEQFFDEKPYVQQGLSFRIGVCVGDIQAKAGLAQSVISSYLAAMQKAGLLESERIGKWTYYRRNEKTIAQFVEYVQNQL from the coding sequence ATGGACCCTATGTTGATTTATAAAGCGTTGTCGAATGAAACGCGCAGTCAGATATTGCAATGGCTGAAGCACCCGGAGCAGTTTTTCGATGAGAAGCCGTATGTGCAGCAAGGGCTCAGCTTTCGCATCGGCGTGTGCGTAGGGGATATCCAGGCCAAAGCTGGACTTGCGCAGTCGGTGATCTCGAGCTACCTTGCTGCGATGCAAAAGGCCGGTCTGCTCGAGTCGGAGCGAATCGGAAAGTGGACGTACTATCGGCGGAATGAAAAGACGATCGCCCAGTTTGTCGAGTACGTTCAAAACCAATTATAA
- a CDS encoding substrate-binding domain-containing protein, protein MNNSKPVRPELREKVLRAVEETGFQPNAIARSLVSKETRIIGVMIPDISNNFYSNLLYGIDSVISEFDYSMFLAISDEAVEKERKYLRLFKEKQLDGIILSSIHFLEGHSQTLHEIEVPVVVTGHDLHGYQIPTVNVNNVQAAYDATAYLIGLGHRRIACISGPLWDPPCGLDRMGGYRKAMRAHGLPIPEGFVAEGDFTAKSAYEAAKRIFEEQERPTAIFVATDLMAVGVLNFLHDEGIRVPDDVSVMGFDNLEIASLTRPMLTTVHNDPYMYGRAAGEQLLKQLRGETVERMSTVPHDLVIRQSVKALV, encoded by the coding sequence TTGAACAATTCCAAGCCCGTCCGTCCCGAGTTGCGGGAAAAGGTCTTGCGAGCGGTGGAAGAAACAGGGTTCCAGCCAAACGCCATCGCCAGGAGTTTGGTCAGCAAAGAAACACGCATCATCGGCGTCATGATCCCCGACATCTCCAACAACTTCTACTCCAATCTCCTCTACGGCATCGACAGCGTCATCAGCGAATTCGACTACAGCATGTTTCTTGCGATATCGGACGAAGCGGTCGAGAAGGAACGAAAGTATTTGCGGCTGTTCAAGGAAAAGCAGCTCGACGGCATCATTCTCTCCAGCATCCACTTTCTCGAAGGACATAGCCAGACTCTTCATGAAATCGAAGTGCCTGTGGTCGTGACCGGGCACGATCTGCACGGCTACCAGATCCCGACGGTCAACGTCAACAACGTGCAGGCCGCGTACGATGCCACTGCCTACCTGATCGGGCTCGGCCATCGACGTATCGCCTGCATCTCGGGCCCGCTGTGGGATCCGCCCTGCGGACTCGACCGGATGGGCGGTTACCGCAAGGCCATGAGGGCGCACGGTTTGCCGATCCCCGAAGGCTTCGTGGCCGAAGGGGATTTCACGGCCAAAAGCGCCTACGAGGCGGCCAAGCGGATCTTCGAGGAGCAGGAGCGGCCGACCGCTATTTTCGTCGCGACGGATCTCATGGCAGTCGGGGTCCTGAACTTCTTGCACGACGAAGGCATACGTGTGCCGGACGACGTATCCGTCATGGGCTTCGACAATCTGGAAATCGCCTCCCTGACCAGGCCGATGCTCACCACGGTGCACAACGATCCGTACATGTACGGCCGGGCGGCGGGAGAGCAGCTCCTCAAGCAATTGCGGGGCGAGACGGTGGAGCGGATGAGCACGGTTCCCCACGATCTCGTCATTCGGCAAAGCGTAAAAGCGCTGGTGTAA
- a CDS encoding (2Fe-2S)-binding protein, with amino-acid sequence MDTHQLIVCRCEEVTLAELLQTAEAYQCSARELKLRTRAGMGCCGGRTCRMLVDQVIAQVTGRVPAHTIPLGYQPPVRPISFQTLGGRK; translated from the coding sequence TTGGACACACATCAATTGATCGTCTGCCGCTGCGAGGAAGTGACCTTGGCCGAGCTGTTGCAAACAGCCGAAGCCTACCAATGCAGCGCACGGGAACTAAAGCTGAGGACGCGGGCGGGAATGGGCTGCTGCGGCGGGCGCACCTGTCGGATGCTGGTGGATCAGGTGATCGCACAAGTGACCGGCCGCGTACCGGCGCATACGATCCCGCTCGGGTATCAGCCGCCTGTGCGCCCCATTTCGTTTCAAACACTCGGAGGTCGAAAATAA